A stretch of the Clostridium botulinum genome encodes the following:
- a CDS encoding HMA2 domain-containing protein, whose product MFNIKLYIVKHLKKIKIIHSIPGRIRLKLPNIGNVPEEFRKYDDFIIKAIKILDGVNEVSFNYVIGTALITYDTHKVYEKKILGWIEDIVDISIKNLKFIEKYAENNLDFVVETLEQELNDKVKKYK is encoded by the coding sequence GTGTTTAATATAAAACTTTATATAGTAAAGCATTTAAAGAAAATTAAGATTATACACAGTATACCAGGAAGAATAAGATTAAAGTTACCTAATATAGGAAATGTTCCAGAAGAGTTTAGAAAATATGATGATTTTATAATAAAAGCAATTAAAATTTTAGATGGAGTAAATGAGGTATCTTTTAACTATGTTATTGGTACTGCATTAATTACTTATGATACTCATAAAGTTTATGAAAAGAAGATTTTAGGATGGATAGAGGATATAGTAGATATTAGTATTAAAAACTTAAAATTTATAGAAAAATATGCTGAAAACAATTTAGATTTTGTAGTTGAAACATTAGAGCAAGAATTAAATGATAAGGTAAAAAAATATAAATAA
- a CDS encoding ABC transporter permease codes for MQDSITKASKKTLILIFWLLVWEIFSLFINNQILFPSPNRVFKSLYELILQEYFWRCIANSIIRVILGLLISILLGMLLGIFSGLNRSLEEVLIPIITTIKATPIMSIIIIALVWFKASNVSIFTTILICFPIIYTNIIEGIKSSDIKLIQMAKMYKVKKRYLIREFYIPSIRSYAISSILMCLGLAWKVSVTSEVLSTPKYSIGLNLLNSKTTLETEELFAWTIIVVMLSLLFELIFRYYVNKRNKF; via the coding sequence ATGCAGGATTCTATTACGAAAGCAAGTAAAAAAACATTAATATTAATATTTTGGTTATTAGTTTGGGAGATTTTCTCCCTTTTTATTAATAACCAAATTTTATTTCCATCTCCAAATAGGGTTTTTAAATCATTATATGAACTTATTTTACAAGAATATTTTTGGAGATGCATAGCAAATAGTATCATAAGAGTTATATTAGGGCTTTTAATATCTATATTATTAGGAATGTTATTGGGAATATTTTCGGGATTAAATAGGAGTTTAGAGGAAGTTTTAATACCCATTATAACGACTATAAAGGCTACTCCGATTATGTCTATAATAATAATTGCTCTTGTTTGGTTTAAAGCTAGTAATGTATCTATATTTACTACTATACTTATTTGTTTTCCAATAATATATACAAATATTATAGAAGGAATAAAATCCTCAGATATAAAGTTAATACAGATGGCAAAAATGTATAAAGTTAAGAAAAGATATTTAATAAGAGAATTTTATATCCCATCAATAAGGAGTTATGCCATTTCTAGTATATTAATGTGTTTAGGATTAGCATGGAAGGTATCAGTTACATCTGAAGTTTTAAGTACTCCGAAATATTCTATAGGATTAAATCTCTTAAATTCAAAAACCACTTTAGAAACTGAAGAGCTTTTTGCATGGACAATAATTGTTGTTATGTTAAGTTTATTATTTGAATTGATATTTAGATATTATGTAAATAAAAGAAATAAATTTTAA
- a CDS encoding ABC transporter ATP-binding protein: MNEKLNEYGVKLANIHKKYGKYEVLKNLNIIFEKNTINVILGPSGCGKTTLLNIISGIEKQNSGEVLLIGDKISYIFQEDRLISWLNVYDNIAFVLKSTINKNHIDNIIMKYLKLVKLEEYKYKFPSELSGGMKRRVSIARALAYKSEILLMDEPFKGLDSELKKDIIRKFLKTWKEDKKTVILVTHDEEEAMFITDRIYYLRDNKI; the protein is encoded by the coding sequence ATGAATGAAAAGTTAAATGAGTATGGGGTTAAATTAGCAAATATACATAAGAAGTATGGAAAGTATGAAGTTTTAAAAAATTTAAATATTATCTTTGAAAAAAATACTATAAATGTAATTTTAGGACCTTCAGGGTGTGGAAAAACTACTTTATTAAATATTATAAGTGGAATAGAAAAACAAAATAGTGGAGAAGTGTTATTAATAGGAGATAAAATTTCATACATATTTCAAGAAGATAGACTTATTTCATGGTTAAATGTTTATGATAATATAGCTTTTGTATTAAAATCTACTATAAATAAAAATCATATAGATAATATTATTATGAAGTACTTGAAATTGGTTAAATTGGAGGAATATAAATACAAGTTTCCAAGTGAACTAAGTGGCGGAATGAAAAGAAGAGTATCTATTGCAAGAGCTTTAGCTTATAAAAGTGAAATATTATTAATGGATGAGCCTTTTAAAGGATTAGATTCTGAACTTAAAAAAGATATAATAAGAAAGTTTTTGAAAACATGGAAAGAGGATAAAAAAACTGTTATATTAGTTACTCATGATGAAGAAGAAGCCATGTTTATAACAGATAGAATATATTATTTAAGAGATAATAAAATTTAA
- a CDS encoding heavy metal translocating P-type ATPase: MILRKKTPLLRCDVLHSIPGRIRIGCRALLYLGNYKLKIYERIKRVKYIKDIKINILTKNILIYYDISAIEQQEVIEIVEGCLSEYSLFAYKAEREDIAKELQYERGHKEEAVSSIVKRLAITSGALIYSLIRKNKGILNPTNSMYKKFTSIPAITSLYLTLPLFKSGIGCLFKNLRPNADTLTVTSIVTSLLLGKDSSALTITLLSDIAELLTSYTMEKTRDSIKNMLELNEEYVWKQLNDQKIEKVKIEKVQKGDLVVIHTGEKICIDGKIVSGEAVVEEAAVTGEFMPAIKREGSHVFAGTVVKNGTITVDTEKVGDDTVVSRIIHLVEDAACKKAPIQDYADKFSSYLVPFNFLFAGVTYWVTKSATRALNMLVIDYSCGIKLSTATAFSAAINTSVKNGVLIKGGNYIEALASSDTLILDKTGTLTEGKPQIVSVVPANDEITKQYLIEMAGAAEETSKHPMAIAVLSKLRKEGFTVPPHGEVIIHISRGIETQVEDNIVRVGSKIFMKENNIDTDIIYNKEEVLLSKGESIIYIAVNENLIGILGIQDKMRFNMKKSLNNLRYQGINDIMLLTGDLKEQAEIVANKVGVDGYEAELLPEDKAKTVLKLQSKGSKVVMVGDGINDAPALAYADVGIALGGGTTDAAMEASDITIQSDEPMLIPSVKNLSKNTMKIVKQNFGLVVSINSLGLLLSAAGVLPVFWGAVLHNSSTIFVVSNSLRLLFYDMERGK; encoded by the coding sequence ATGATATTAAGAAAAAAAACTCCATTGTTAAGATGTGATGTATTGCACAGTATACCAGGGAGAATACGTATAGGATGTCGTGCGTTATTATATTTAGGGAATTATAAACTTAAAATATATGAGAGAATTAAGAGAGTAAAATACATAAAGGATATAAAAATTAATATATTAACTAAAAATATATTAATTTATTATGATATATCTGCAATTGAGCAACAAGAAGTTATAGAGATTGTAGAAGGATGTCTTTCTGAATACTCATTATTTGCATATAAAGCAGAAAGGGAAGACATAGCAAAGGAACTTCAATATGAAAGAGGTCATAAAGAAGAAGCTGTATCAAGTATAGTAAAAAGACTTGCTATTACATCTGGAGCTTTAATATATTCCTTAATTAGAAAAAATAAGGGTATATTAAATCCAACTAATAGTATGTATAAGAAATTTACTAGTATACCAGCAATTACGAGCCTATATTTAACATTACCTTTATTTAAAAGTGGAATTGGATGTCTGTTCAAAAATTTAAGACCTAATGCAGATACATTAACAGTAACATCAATTGTTACAAGTCTACTTTTAGGTAAGGATTCATCAGCCCTTACTATAACACTTTTATCTGATATAGCGGAACTTTTGACATCTTATACTATGGAAAAGACAAGAGATTCTATAAAAAATATGCTTGAACTAAATGAAGAATATGTTTGGAAACAGTTGAATGATCAAAAAATTGAAAAAGTTAAGATTGAAAAAGTTCAAAAAGGTGATTTAGTTGTTATTCATACCGGAGAGAAAATTTGCATAGATGGAAAGATTGTATCAGGAGAAGCAGTTGTAGAAGAAGCTGCCGTTACCGGTGAATTTATGCCTGCGATAAAAAGGGAAGGAAGTCATGTTTTTGCTGGAACAGTAGTTAAGAATGGAACAATAACTGTAGACACAGAGAAGGTAGGAGATGATACAGTTGTATCAAGAATAATTCATCTTGTAGAAGATGCAGCTTGCAAGAAGGCTCCAATACAAGATTATGCAGATAAATTCTCAAGTTATCTTGTACCATTTAATTTCTTATTTGCAGGGGTAACTTATTGGGTAACTAAAAGTGCAACTAGAGCTTTAAATATGTTAGTTATAGATTATTCATGTGGAATTAAATTATCAACAGCAACAGCTTTTTCTGCTGCAATTAATACATCAGTAAAAAACGGTGTACTTATTAAAGGTGGAAATTATATAGAAGCTTTAGCAAGTTCAGATACTCTTATATTAGATAAGACAGGAACTTTAACTGAAGGAAAGCCTCAAATAGTAAGTGTAGTTCCAGCAAATGATGAAATTACTAAGCAGTATTTGATAGAAATGGCAGGAGCCGCAGAAGAAACATCAAAGCATCCTATGGCAATTGCTGTATTATCTAAGCTTAGAAAAGAAGGATTTACGGTTCCACCTCATGGAGAAGTTATAATACATATCTCAAGAGGAATAGAAACACAAGTAGAAGATAATATAGTTAGAGTTGGTAGTAAAATATTTATGAAAGAAAATAACATAGATACAGATATAATTTATAATAAGGAAGAGGTTCTTTTATCTAAAGGTGAAAGCATAATTTATATAGCTGTAAATGAAAATTTAATTGGTATTTTAGGAATACAAGATAAAATGAGATTTAATATGAAAAAGTCATTAAATAATTTAAGATATCAAGGTATTAATGATATCATGCTTCTTACTGGAGATCTAAAGGAACAAGCAGAAATTGTAGCAAACAAAGTTGGAGTAGATGGATATGAAGCAGAATTATTGCCAGAAGATAAAGCAAAAACTGTGCTAAAACTTCAATCTAAGGGATCAAAAGTAGTTATGGTTGGAGATGGTATAAATGATGCTCCTGCATTAGCATATGCAGATGTTGGAATAGCTTTAGGTGGAGGAACAACTGATGCAGCAATGGAAGCATCAGATATAACTATTCAATCAGATGAACCTATGTTGATTCCAAGTGTAAAAAATCTATCTAAAAATACTATGAAAATAGTAAAACAAAATTTTGGACTAGTTGTAAGTATAAATAGTTTAGGATTATTATTAAGTGCAGCAGGAGTACTTCCAGTTTTCTGGGGAGCGGTATTACATAATTCTAGTACTATATTTGTGGTTTCTAATTCTTTAAGATTGCTTTTTTATGATATGGAAAGGGGCAAATAA
- a CDS encoding HMA2 domain-containing protein, protein MNSSILKFLLISLGINMLNNKHEKNNKLKNKLSNIPNFRGVLELKHGLPGRIRFYAPILKGNQELKEQVLQQINRISAINNVDINTITGSLLINYKQEEIEPMLLIGVLLKLMNLENEIGKEPVPILKKEIVNLKDSINLAIYDKTQGVIDGKTIITLSLIILGVYTLKNKNKMNVALPGLNYIWWAYTSIKH, encoded by the coding sequence ATGAATAGTAGTATATTAAAATTTTTATTGATTTCTTTGGGAATCAATATGTTAAATAACAAGCATGAAAAAAATAATAAATTAAAAAATAAATTAAGTAATATACCCAATTTTAGAGGAGTATTAGAATTAAAACACGGCTTACCAGGAAGAATTAGATTTTATGCCCCTATTTTAAAAGGGAATCAAGAGCTTAAGGAACAGGTTTTACAGCAGATAAATAGAATATCAGCTATAAATAATGTAGATATAAACACTATAACAGGAAGTCTACTAATTAATTATAAACAAGAAGAAATAGAACCTATGCTTTTAATAGGAGTTTTATTAAAACTTATGAATTTAGAGAATGAAATAGGAAAGGAACCTGTGCCTATATTAAAAAAAGAAATTGTAAATTTAAAAGATAGCATTAATTTAGCAATATATGATAAAACTCAAGGTGTTATTGATGGAAAAACAATTATAACATTGTCATTGATTATTTTAGGAGTATATACGCTTAAAAACAAAAATAAAATGAATGTAGCGTTGCCTGGATTAAACTATATATGGTGGGCATATACAAGCATAAAACATTAA
- a CDS encoding chemotaxis protein: MDNGILLKSGTGELEILEFVINNKHYAINVIKVKEVVEVDNLTELPDAHPAIAGLILCRNEIITLIDLKYILDGKKSPKNKSKVIICEFNQIKVSFNIDDIVAVHRIKWESIVKPDDMSTSSLVTGNILLNKEIILLLDFEKIVTDINPSAGISEEKVINIEYKDRSNIKIILADDSALIRKLLKDTLTKAGFKNLRVFNDGKQALNYLYDLAKSKKEKFTDYVQLLITDIEMPQMDGHTLTRKIKEHPILHNLPVIIFSSLITDELKHKGEEVGADEQLSKPEIGQLVECIDKYIDKLA, encoded by the coding sequence ATGGATAATGGAATATTGCTCAAGTCAGGAACAGGGGAGCTAGAAATATTAGAATTTGTTATAAATAATAAGCACTATGCAATAAATGTTATAAAGGTAAAAGAAGTTGTTGAAGTAGATAATCTTACAGAACTTCCAGATGCACATCCGGCAATTGCTGGATTGATTTTGTGTAGAAATGAAATAATAACATTAATAGATCTAAAATATATTTTAGATGGGAAAAAAAGTCCTAAAAATAAAAGCAAGGTAATAATATGTGAATTTAATCAAATAAAAGTATCATTTAATATAGATGATATTGTTGCAGTTCATCGTATTAAGTGGGAAAGTATAGTAAAACCAGATGATATGTCAACAAGCTCATTAGTAACAGGAAATATTCTTCTAAATAAAGAAATAATTTTATTACTAGACTTTGAAAAAATAGTTACAGATATAAATCCAAGTGCAGGCATTAGTGAAGAAAAAGTTATTAACATAGAATATAAGGATAGATCAAATATTAAAATTATATTAGCTGATGATTCAGCTTTAATAAGAAAGCTATTAAAAGATACATTAACTAAAGCTGGTTTTAAAAATTTAAGAGTTTTTAATGATGGAAAACAGGCATTAAATTATTTATATGATTTGGCTAAAAGCAAAAAGGAAAAATTTACAGATTATGTTCAATTATTAATTACTGATATAGAAATGCCACAAATGGATGGTCATACATTGACAAGAAAGATTAAGGAACATCCTATTTTACACAATTTACCTGTTATAATATTCTCTTCTTTGATTACTGATGAATTAAAACATAAAGGAGAAGAAGTTGGTGCAGATGAACAACTTAGTAAACCGGAGATAGGACAATTAGTTGAATGTATAGATAAATATATAGATAAATTAGCTTAA
- a CDS encoding ABC transporter substrate-binding protein has product MKNRFKSILILLVAFVSVFFVGCSNSNVENNKDSIKVKEKIKIATLKGPTGMGMVKLMEENKNDYDISLFDSPDQIVSKIVNGEFDAATIPSNLAAILYNKMKGTIQLAGVNTLGVLYVVENGNTIKNIKDLKGKTIYSSGKGATPEFILNYILNKNGLNPSKDVNIEYNMQHTDLAASIVSNKVKIAVLPEPFITIAKMKNKNLNVPINLTNEWEKESKDHNKLVMGTIIFRKDYIENNKKNVDEFLNRYKASIEFTNKNKEQASKLIEKYAIVPKLKIAELAIPKCNIVFINSQDAKKDLQEFYKVLFKNNPKSIGGKIPDAGFYYESK; this is encoded by the coding sequence ATGAAAAATAGATTTAAATCAATACTCATATTATTAGTTGCTTTTGTAAGCGTATTTTTTGTAGGATGTTCTAATAGCAATGTTGAAAATAATAAAGATAGTATAAAGGTAAAAGAAAAGATAAAGATAGCTACATTAAAAGGACCTACAGGTATGGGGATGGTAAAACTGATGGAAGAAAATAAAAATGATTATGATATTTCTTTATTTGATTCACCAGATCAAATAGTATCTAAAATTGTAAATGGTGAATTTGATGCAGCGACTATACCATCTAATTTAGCTGCTATATTATATAATAAAATGAAGGGAACTATACAGTTAGCTGGAGTAAATACATTGGGCGTTTTATATGTTGTTGAAAATGGAAATACAATAAAAAATATAAAAGACTTAAAAGGCAAAACGATATATTCAAGTGGTAAAGGAGCTACACCTGAATTCATATTAAATTATATACTTAATAAAAATGGATTAAATCCTAGTAAAGATGTAAATATAGAATATAACATGCAGCATACTGATTTGGCAGCATCTATAGTTTCTAATAAAGTTAAAATAGCTGTATTACCTGAACCATTTATTACTATAGCAAAAATGAAAAATAAGAATCTTAATGTTCCAATTAATTTAACAAATGAATGGGAAAAAGAATCAAAAGATCATAACAAATTAGTAATGGGTACTATAATATTCAGAAAAGATTATATTGAAAATAATAAAAAGAACGTAGATGAATTTTTAAATAGATATAAAGCGTCTATTGAATTTACAAACAAAAATAAAGAACAAGCATCAAAGCTTATAGAAAAGTATGCAATTGTACCAAAGTTAAAAATTGCAGAATTAGCAATTCCAAAGTGTAATATAGTATTTATTAATTCACAAGATGCTAAAAAAGATTTACAAGAGTTTTATAAGGTATTATTTAAAAACAATCCAAAATCAATTGGGGGTAAAATACCAGATGCAGGATTCTATTACGAAAGCAAGTAA
- a CDS encoding SAM-dependent methyltransferase, whose protein sequence is MGKFFLNKFLKGLFSETCEVQYWDGTIEKFGEGESKFKILINEHISEKDIIKDPFLTLGEAYMDNIIDFQGNIQEIIESIYKNKDSFLHKASLFSKLYTVTRHSIKQNKKDIQYHYDLGNDFYSLWLDKTMSYSCAYFKNNDDSLYDAQRNKVSYILKKLNLNKGDTLLDIGCGWGELIIDAAKEYGVKATGITLSEEQVEKANKRIKENNLEDLVEVKLMDYRELIKEHKKFNRIVSVGMIEHVGRKNIPEFIEDVSKLLEDEGVSLLHCITAQIEGEANEWIKRHVFPGGYIPSIRELVYNMAENNLHLVDAESLRLHYSKTLECWAKNFEDNLQEVKKMKDEKFIRMWRLYLNSCAASFHYGVIDIHQFLVTKGLNNKLPMTRKYLYK, encoded by the coding sequence ATGGGCAAATTCTTTTTAAATAAATTTTTAAAAGGTCTATTTTCAGAAACTTGTGAAGTTCAATATTGGGATGGTACTATAGAGAAGTTTGGTGAAGGTGAAAGTAAATTTAAAATATTAATAAATGAACATATATCAGAAAAAGATATTATTAAAGATCCATTTCTAACATTAGGCGAAGCTTATATGGATAATATAATTGATTTTCAAGGAAATATTCAAGAAATAATTGAATCTATATATAAAAACAAAGACAGTTTTTTACATAAAGCTTCGCTATTTTCAAAACTATATACTGTAACTAGACATTCCATTAAGCAAAATAAAAAAGATATACAGTATCATTATGATTTAGGTAATGATTTTTATAGTTTATGGTTAGATAAAACCATGAGTTATTCATGTGCTTATTTTAAAAACAATGATGATTCTTTATATGATGCTCAAAGAAATAAGGTAAGCTATATTTTAAAAAAGTTGAACTTAAATAAGGGAGATACACTTCTTGATATAGGTTGTGGATGGGGAGAACTTATAATAGATGCTGCTAAAGAATACGGTGTTAAAGCTACAGGAATAACTCTAAGTGAGGAACAAGTAGAAAAGGCTAACAAAAGAATAAAGGAAAATAATCTAGAGGATTTAGTAGAAGTTAAATTAATGGATTATAGGGAACTAATAAAGGAACATAAGAAATTTAATAGAATAGTAAGTGTTGGAATGATAGAACACGTAGGAAGAAAAAATATACCTGAATTTATAGAGGATGTTAGTAAATTGCTAGAAGATGAAGGAGTTAGTCTATTACATTGTATCACAGCTCAAATTGAAGGTGAGGCTAATGAGTGGATTAAACGACACGTATTTCCTGGAGGATACATTCCATCAATAAGAGAGTTAGTATATAATATGGCTGAGAACAATCTACATTTAGTAGATGCAGAAAGTTTGAGGCTTCATTATAGTAAAACTTTGGAATGTTGGGCTAAAAATTTTGAGGATAATTTACAAGAAGTAAAAAAGATGAAAGATGAAAAATTTATTAGAATGTGGAGATTATATTTAAATTCATGTGCTGCATCATTTCATTATGGTGTAATAGATATACATCAATTTTTAGTTACAAAAGGCTTAAATAATAAATTACCAATGACTAGAAAGTATTTATATAAATAG
- a CDS encoding methyl-accepting chemotaxis protein, with translation MMNFLRSMSIGKKVMTIVIIVNFFMLLVTGLGVNSYKKEYKTLNVMYNDMLLPIYSMGDIKFDIQGIRSDIKDYIIFLGQYTTEQKQQKKDNINNHFKYIKDQVGQYQKFNLSDEEKAFVLKIQNEINDYEKFCNEIINVVETNGQAEAIKYGEKNGNKIMDDLLKDIKKVDTIILDKSQNFSRNSEIDYSSTMKRTGLIVIIAIIISIVISCLVVKLINKAINDLVKYIETLATGDFSEDISPKYINGKDEVSIMVKTINKMRLSIKDSINMTIDETKTSMKNIESADKLMDELKFNIEQVSSTTEELSSGMEETAASAQEMTATSQEIEQNVTLIANKAKEGANSANIILEKAEKIKNEALDSQKNAIDIRQNIDKKLRKAIHDSKSIEKIGILSDAILEITSQTNLLALNAAIEAARAGEVGKGFAVVAEEIRKLAEQSNQTVTEIQEITNQVVSSVENLSNNSKEVLEFIENGLVDAYNRMISTCEEYSKDASYYNEFSKELDVTSEGLLNFIRNIVEVINSISVAANEGANGTVDIAQRIGDTSDKAFEVLSTSEATKESFKKLLESVSKFKI, from the coding sequence ATGATGAACTTTTTAAGAAGTATGAGTATAGGAAAAAAGGTTATGACTATCGTTATAATAGTCAATTTTTTTATGCTACTAGTAACAGGGTTAGGTGTCAACAGTTATAAAAAAGAATATAAAACGCTTAATGTTATGTATAATGATATGTTGCTTCCGATATATTCTATGGGAGATATAAAATTTGATATACAAGGTATACGTTCTGATATTAAGGATTATATTATATTTCTAGGGCAATATACAACTGAACAAAAACAACAGAAAAAAGATAATATAAATAATCATTTTAAATATATAAAAGATCAAGTGGGACAATATCAAAAATTTAACCTGAGTGATGAAGAAAAGGCTTTTGTATTAAAAATTCAAAATGAAATTAATGATTATGAAAAATTTTGTAATGAAATTATAAATGTTGTAGAAACTAATGGACAAGCTGAAGCAATAAAATATGGAGAGAAAAATGGAAATAAAATCATGGATGATTTATTAAAAGATATAAAAAAAGTAGACACTATTATACTTGATAAATCACAAAATTTTTCAAGAAATAGTGAAATCGATTATAGTTCTACTATGAAAAGAACGGGATTAATAGTTATTATAGCTATAATAATATCTATTGTTATAAGTTGTTTGGTAGTAAAACTTATAAATAAAGCTATAAATGATTTAGTAAAATATATAGAAACATTAGCAACAGGAGATTTTAGTGAGGATATTTCCCCAAAATATATTAATGGTAAAGATGAAGTTAGTATAATGGTAAAAACAATAAACAAAATGAGATTATCTATAAAAGATTCTATAAATATGACAATAGATGAAACTAAAACTTCTATGAAAAATATAGAGTCAGCTGATAAACTTATGGATGAACTTAAATTTAATATAGAACAAGTATCTTCAACTACCGAGGAGCTTTCAAGTGGTATGGAAGAAACTGCGGCTTCAGCTCAAGAGATGACTGCAACATCTCAAGAAATAGAGCAAAATGTAACTTTAATTGCCAATAAAGCAAAAGAAGGGGCAAATAGTGCTAATATTATATTAGAAAAAGCTGAAAAAATAAAAAATGAAGCTTTAGATTCTCAGAAGAATGCTATAGACATAAGACAGAATATAGATAAAAAGTTAAGAAAAGCTATACATGATTCAAAATCAATTGAAAAAATAGGTATATTATCAGATGCAATACTTGAAATAACATCTCAAACTAACTTGTTAGCTTTAAATGCAGCAATAGAAGCTGCAAGGGCTGGAGAAGTAGGAAAAGGATTTGCTGTAGTTGCAGAAGAAATTAGAAAACTTGCCGAACAATCAAATCAAACAGTTACTGAAATACAAGAAATAACTAATCAAGTTGTAAGTTCTGTAGAGAATCTTTCTAATAATTCAAAAGAAGTATTAGAATTTATAGAAAACGGACTTGTAGATGCATATAACAGAATGATATCTACGTGTGAAGAATATAGTAAAGATGCATCATATTATAATGAATTTTCTAAAGAATTAGATGTTACTTCTGAAGGGCTATTAAATTTTATAAGAAATATTGTAGAAGTAATAAATAGTATAAGTGTAGCGGCTAATGAAGGAGCTAATGGAACGGTAGATATAGCTCAAAGAATAGGCGATACTTCAGACAAAGCTTTTGAGGTTTTAAGTACATCTGAAGCTACTAAAGAAAGTTTTAAGAAGTTATTAGAATCTGTTTCTAAATTTAAAATATAA
- the rpsD gene encoding 30S ribosomal protein S4, with protein MAKMRQPRFKLSRRLGVNIYGHPKAMKRAESTKANRNKKISDYGIQLLEKQKIRAYYGVMEKQFRRYVEKAMKSKDVTGEVLLKLLECRLDNIVYRIGFANSIRQARQMVNHGHILVNGKKVDIPSYEVKVGDIVKLKDKYTKNQIFSDNFLELKTFELPYIEKNYNDFSGKLLRLPERDELPIEVNEVAVVELYSK; from the coding sequence ATGGCAAAAATGAGACAACCTAGATTTAAATTGAGCAGAAGATTAGGAGTAAATATATATGGACATCCCAAGGCAATGAAAAGGGCTGAAAGTACAAAAGCTAATAGAAACAAGAAAATATCAGATTATGGTATTCAACTTTTAGAAAAACAGAAAATAAGAGCTTATTATGGAGTTATGGAAAAACAATTTAGAAGATATGTTGAAAAGGCTATGAAATCAAAAGATGTTACAGGTGAGGTTTTACTTAAGCTATTAGAGTGCAGGTTAGATAATATTGTATATAGAATAGGATTTGCAAACTCCATTCGTCAAGCAAGACAGATGGTAAATCACGGACATATATTAGTTAATGGAAAAAAAGTGGATATTCCGTCTTATGAAGTTAAAGTAGGAGATATAGTTAAACTTAAAGATAAATATACAAAAAATCAAATATTCTCAGATAATTTCTTAGAATTAAAAACTTTTGAATTGCCATATATAGAAAAAAATTATAATGACTTTAGTGGAAAATTATTAAGATTACCAGAGAGAGATGAGCTTCCTATAGAAGTAAATGAAGTTGCTGTAGTTGAATTATATTCTAAATAA
- a CDS encoding flavodoxin has product MKELVVVYWSGTGNTESMANALAEGAKIDDVNVRIMNVSEAKVEDIEKADAVALGCPSMGAEQLEEAEMEPFVDSISAAVKGKKLVLFGSYGWGNGEWMEEWEERMTGYGANIVDDCLIINNTPDDEGLEKCKELGETLAKA; this is encoded by the coding sequence ATGAAAGAATTAGTTGTTGTTTATTGGAGTGGAACTGGAAATACGGAGTCAATGGCAAATGCCTTAGCAGAAGGAGCAAAGATTGATGATGTAAATGTTAGAATAATGAATGTAAGTGAAGCAAAGGTTGAAGATATAGAAAAAGCTGATGCTGTTGCACTTGGTTGTCCATCAATGGGAGCAGAACAATTAGAAGAAGCAGAAATGGAACCATTTGTAGATTCAATTTCAGCAGCAGTTAAAGGTAAAAAACTTGTATTATTCGGCTCTTATGGCTGGGGCAATGGAGAATGGATGGAAGAATGGGAAGAAAGAATGACAGGATATGGAGCAAACATAGTAGATGATTGCTTAATAATAAATAATACTCCTGATGATGAAGGGCTAGAAAAATGCAAAGAGCTAGGAGAAACATTAGCAAAAGCATAA